One Myripristis murdjan chromosome 17, fMyrMur1.1, whole genome shotgun sequence DNA segment encodes these proteins:
- the LOC115374841 gene encoding putative protein TPRXL, translating into MKIEINLVFCALVVLTGSLQTKGQSTPVPPVLTSAALPSQTGTPVSPVLPEDAGDKVLQWAHTPSGWGRASTKPMTITEAEGIVQSMTMTAAVHGNKLVTTTSGVSTSQRIPMTVNPLQPTASVSDVSGSHSALPTAESSTSAGQITTPAGTAPTAGDPHTTSTFHSTPESHKATSTTSQPSTQPQSESLTPAPTPPSATSSPLTSAPAYIPAGPTHHEIPSELNVGDEDLKGSHHHPSSPLDPLLAGLLSVLIVTTAIISVILFLRFHQRADHPEFHRLQDLPMDDLMEDTPLSRYTY; encoded by the exons ATGAAAATTGAAATTAATTTGGTGTTTTGCGCGTTGGTGGTCCTTACCGGCTCGTTGCAGACAAAAG GTCAGAGCACTCCTGTGCCTCCTGTCCTCACCTCAGCTGCCCTCCCAAGCCAGACTGGAACCCCAGTGTCCCCTGTTCTGCCAGAGGATGCTGGAGACAAGGTCCTGCAGTGGGCACATACTCCTTCAGGCTGGGGCAGAGCATCAACGAAACCCATGACCATCACTGAGGCTGAAGGGATAGTCCAATCGATGACTATGACAGCTGCAGTACATGGGAATAAATTGGTGACCACAACATCTGGAGTGTCAACCTCTCAGCGAATCCCCATGACTGTTAACCCTCTTCAGCCCACTGCTTCTGTCTCCG ATGTTTCAGGCAGTCATTCAGCCCTTCCCACCGCAGAGAGCTCCACCTCAGCGGGGCAGATCACAACCCCTGCTGGCACTGCCCCCACTGCTGGAGATCCACACACCACCTCTACTTTTCACTCTACCCCTGAATCCCATAAAGCAACCTCCACCACATCCCAACCCTCAACCCAGCCCCAGTCTGAATCCCTGACCCCAGCTCCCACCCCGCCCTCTGCCACAAGCTCTCCTCTCACCTCTGCTCCAGCCTATATCCCTGCTGGCCCGACACATCACGAGATACCATCGGAGCTGAATGTTGGAGATGAAG ACCTCAAGGGCTCCCATCACCACCCCAGCTCCCCTCTGGACCCGCTGCTGGCCGGCCTGTTGTCAGTCCTCATCGTCACGACAGCTATAATCTCcgtcatcctcttcctcaggtTCCACCAGCGGGCCGATCACCCAGAGTTCCACAGACTACAGGACCTACCCATG GATGACCTGATGGAGGACACACCACTCTCCAGATATACCTACTGA